The region AGATAGGGCTATCCCATCTTCGTCAAAaggtaaaataaaaaaaaaacatgaaatGTCCATTGTTAAAtctatatttttatttctagGAGAAAATTTAGGATGCTTTGGAAcaagtaaaaaaaagaaggaagtGTCTGCTACTGAAGCTCTTCAGGACTATAGCATATCCACAGAGTATTCTAAAAGTTCAGTAACTAATAGCCAGATGAATAAGGGCTACGAACAATTATGGCAACCGGAAGTAGTTCAATATTACTTATCATTATTGCAAAGTTGTTCTAATCCAGAAACACTTGAAGCTGCGGCAGGAGCAATTCAGAATTTATCTGCATGTTATTGGCAACCCAGCATTGATATTCGTGCAACAGTGCGTAAAGAAAAAGGTCTACCTATTCTAGTAGAGCTCCTTCGGATGGAAGTGGATCGCGTAGTCTGTGCAGTTGCTACTGCCCTACGCAATCTAGCTATTGATCAGCGAAATAAAGAACTAATTGGAAAGTACGCTATGCGCGATTTAGTCCAAAAACTTCCATCTGGAAATGTACAGCATGACCAAAACACATCGGATGATACAATAACAGCTGTATTGGCTACAATTAATGAGGTCATAAAAAAGAATCCAGAATTTTCTCGTTCACTTTTAGATGCAGGTGGTATAGACCGGCTTATGAATATATCGAgacgaaaagaaaaatatactTCTTGTGTAATAAAGTTTGCTAGTCAAGTTTTGTATACGATGTGGCAACATCACGAACTGCGAGACGTCTACAAAAAAAACGGTTGGAAAGAGCAAGATTTCATTAGTAAAAATTTCACTGCGCACAGCACTCCACCAAGTTCACCAAACAATGCCAATAACACCCTTAACCGACCAATGGCATCTCAGGGACGTACGCGCTATGAAGACAGAACAATTCAGCGTGCACCTAGTTCTTCGTATAGGAATAATGACTCTAGTGGAGCTGTTATGTCGAATAATGAATCAGCCTTGCTTTCGGAAATGGTTAGAAAACAATTATAGAATGTATATTTGTTcgttaattatttaattagtATTAGATACACGTGAAGTATTTAAATCTTAAATTATTCTTAAAATATACAGCGTTTcttttacatttacatataagTTTTTACAGCATATGCCAATACATATTGTAAAGGATTATATTCATTAAACATCTGGTACGCTAATCTGATTACTTAATAAATACACTAAGATATATCCATGTATCCTGCAAGTATTTTTATTGCTACATATTTATATCCTTGAAGGGTACTGTCGGGTTTCCTAGCCCTATATTTAGTTATTCAGTATCATAGCCAAATTATTGTGGTGGAGCCTAACGACCTGCAAAGCTGCGTAGACTACACATGCTAAATCGGTGCCCATACTTGCAGAATTTTCCGTGTTCAGAATTTTTTCACATCACAATATATTAAGGAAAAAGAGATCAAATTGAAGATCGATCTCACTTATATGTCCTTAGACGTCACTTTTAAGTTTAGTGTAGTTAGAATTGTCAATCGATGCAGGCGGGGCGGTTGGGGGTGCGATCTACTTCAACTGGATTTCACTGTTGTATCGGATGTCTGCCTTTGTCATGGATTTCAATGCAGTTTTTCCTAGGgatttgtaatattttttctaATGGTACAATGTCGTCGCGTCTAAAAAACGTTTTTTAACAGTTACTACCACGGCTGAAACGCGAAGTGGGTCGAAATGAGGTATAGAGTCAAAGAATTTAATAATCGCTttcaataataattattattattatatagacgcttatagtatatgtatgtcgCTGAAAGAGAATGCAGAGCTTTCAAAAATCCAAACATCAAGAAAAAATTCATTTCAGTTTATGAGATACAGTGGCGGGCAGTGAAATGTGGACACTCATTTGAACTAACTTTAAACCGATAGCGCGTATTTAAAATCTTAAAAATCAATGGGAAAACATTTGTATTGTATAGATACATTCATTAGCTGTTGATAAAAATCTctttttcataaaaaaagcCAGAAgttataacaaaaaaatacaaatgttAAAAATTACAGAAGCCAATATGGCAGGCATATTGGCTTTGCAGTTAACGTCCAAGATTAATATCCTGAACCGCAGATGGATACAAACTCCATAGCTCAGCCTCTTATGGAACTGCCTCACCTCAACATGCCTCACCACGGCAGTAGCAGGTAGCAGGTATCCTGCAATCTCTCGACCAACTACCTACCCAGGAAAAAACTACACGCTCCATTGATACGAGTGTTACAGAGCCGACCACCCGAGCAGCAGGGcgagaggaggagcagctatGCTAATTCGGAAGGATATTTCCCATTACCTCCGTCACGCTGTGCAGTTGGGGCCGATTCAGCTTGCGGCGGTCATGGTCATAACACTGCGCGGAGAGATCCTCATTGCCGCAGCCTCGATCGATTTCCTGGTCAAGCACAGGTTTCGACAATCTTGTGGCACAACTGGGTAACAAATTTATCATTGGAGGAGACTTTAATGCGAAGCACAGTCTTTGGGACAGTCACAGAGGAGACCGCATGTTGATGGCGCTGCATGATGCCCTAACCGTTGGCTCTGCACAAATAGTGGCGACAGGAAGTCCCACCTACTACGCACCAATTCGGAGATCCATGCCCTCCTGCTTAGACTTCTTTGTTTATCGATCTATGGAAACCAGCTCAACATCCTTGAAAATCATGACCTCAGCTCCGACTACCTGCCTCTCATTTCTACATTATCGACAACTCTGCAGACGATCCCAGCCATGACGAAGCTGCTGAAGCCTAACTCAAACGTTCCCATGTTCAAGGAAATTCTACGCAGCTCGCTAGACTTACACACATATTTAAGGACCGCTCATGAAGTAGATTTTGCGATCGACACTCCTATAGCCAAAGCCTATGAcgcttctgcagctgctgccacttgcGGCCCTCGAGGTATTCGAACGTCGCAGATTGGAAGTCATAGAGACGGCACTTAAAGTGATTTTGAAGGACTGCTTCTACACAAGAAACGACTCAGGCGCGAGTATACACGCACCAGCGACCCACAAGTTGACAGTGTTTTCAGGAGAAGGGCGCCACATGGGCGAGATCAGCAGGTCAACAACATGGCAACATCTCAACCGAAATTCGCTATACCTAGTTTTGATGGCACAACAAAATTTGGCGTTTTCATGATACATTAAAGAATAATTGGACGGAAGCTAACCGCGCGAACGCTTTGGTGCTTTCCTTGAATGGTCTGGCATGTGAGGTGCTACGAAGTGAGGTGAATGATGGTAAACGATTGACAATAAACCAGGCACATTGGACTTGAGACTTGGAAATCTCACTATCAGAGGCGTAATGTATGTAAGTGAATGTGTAATGACTTTGGACACAGGTGCTTCTCATTTAACATTTAGAAGTTTAGTTAAAATAAATGTGGAGTCTCTGAATGAGATAGGACTACAAACAGCTACAGGTGGAGACGCGTGGTTACAAAGAAGCTTAGAAGACGAACCTAGGACAGGATTTCATTGTGGCCGACATCATTAAAGGCGTAGATTTTTTGAGTTATAGTTTTACGCAGGACTTGAAGGATACATTTCTGACCATGGGAATTTGAAAACGGTATCATGGCTACGCATCGCACAAGGAAATAGAAAGATAAAGATCGACGCTGCAGCTCAGACCGAAACTACATCCAAATTCAGGCTGTTCGGCTGCCTCGACTTTACATGAAAAATGGTGTCCATGTTGAGAAAGCATACGAATCTTCTTTTACGCAGAAGAGTAGTGAAACGGGCGACGGCATCAAATCAGACGTGAAATCACTGCAACGAATAATTACAATTAAGGAGAAGCTTATAGAAGCACTTATCAACGACGTTAAGTCTTCGGAGATCCAGTTAGAGGTTGAGGCCCGAGAGAATCGGAATAGACTACCAGATACGTTAGATCACTATTCTCACCGGCAGTAAGAGGTTGCAACCCCTCTCGTCAACCCAACGGTCGACGCACTGTTTCCGTTTCTCAATTTAAATTTCCAGTTTAAACTCCTAGCAGTCGTCACAGAAAGGAAAGGCCGATGGGTTTCGTTGTGTTGTAAAGGCACAAGCCTCCACAAAACCTAACCACAAAACCATCCCCTGGAGGGACAGCCCCGGGGGCTTATTATCTCATTTTATTACTActactattactattataaCAAAGACAACCATGAACCCTTAGTTTCcccaattaaaataagaaataggctaagaaAACCCCTCAAATAGTGAGGCGTTCCAGCAAAGAGAGCCGACATGGAAGAGACGGAAACGAAGAGAGTCGCCGTTCGCTCTTATGGCCAAACGCAAAGGAACAGCATGCAAGAGAGCGAAGAGGCAGGGAAGCCGCCGatcgcccacgcagccgagggaGAAAAACACCCCCGAgccgaggccgacagccgaaagctgcgcagccacgaagcGACAGAGAAGCTGCAAAAAGTAAAGCAGAGGCCGTgcacggtccagcgcgggccAGGCTCGGGAGTGATCTCCAAGTGCTGAACCAGAACAGTTGGAGAAAATCAACAGTGCCCCGACCCCGCGaggaaaaagacaaaaatatataagtcGTGACCACCGTGACGAGGACCGGCCGCCGGACCCAAGGAAGGGAAAgcaagggtgagccacctcacgtatgtgagctctgggggggacagatcggtgcagtaggcagggTGTACGCACAGAAGCAGAAGTTTCTCAAAATGTTTGTAAATTTTTGTCGTTTATTACCCCACAATAAAGACACCCACCTCAACCCACCGGTTTCAGAACtttcgcccgtaggagtccctcagcccctccccctctcttccctattccctggggacccggcgacgcagatgtgtgtcgtggatcatgcggcatctgctaagctgggctcccctctcccctacCCTTCCGACCCCTGACCCAAACCCCCTCCTCCCGCCACGCATGACCCCCAACGcacgtctctgcagctcccCAAGCACGGGTTCACCCACGCCTCGATCCACCGCACGGGTGCGCTTTCGCTGCGaacggctctccccttaggtcctcacacaacaaattttgctgtggggaaggaccgtgccctggacagactgagaagctgtacctcggcctgagaacttccttacagatggcgcccgagcagggacttACGAGGGGAGAGTCGGTGAGCATAGGGAATAAGTTAAAAGCAGTTAAAAGTGAAAAGGGAAtcaagcagcagccaacaattAAAAGGCAAGacccacaaaagcaaaacgGCAAACGATGATTAGGAGCCACGGATCAGGaaaagcagcaggagaaaagaaaggaaaacttAAAATCAGTGATTAGCAGCCAAAAATCAGAGTCCCGGCGAATAGCCAGCACGAATCTTTGATCCCTCGACTTAAGTACAGCgcgaagatttcgcgcagctcactcccaatctcgttttgatcgagagcctccaactcattatgggccttattaaattcctctcgaatttctgacaacatatcaaggcgcacctcgacttccgcggcggtcagcttatcgattttattccccgcgaaggattcgccaagcctgtgcaatcgatcatataatgactgacttttacgtttatacagactcagtctggaattagccaccacaatatttccgcccgcgcctgtatttggatcgttgtccatgttaaccgttgtgcaatcgacacaacggaaaatgaaataccgcttaagcgacgatgtatagacgcgagagcgagaatgcaagacacgaaaagtcaagaaccgcggctgcagctgcgcagagaatgagagattcgacgcttaaagttccggaatttgtctataaatattccagccgcactctcactgaatttgcactttaaactgtttttaatgtgcacacaaatgtatttgttggtagttaaactacccaacaacacaatattgtataattaataagtgttttaacggaacgcgattaagcaatggttttatatcacgtcggggggtcaccaatgtttgagatgccaagcttttttggcacctatgtgtttcaaaaatgaaaagagattttgggttaaactttataattcgtatttaatcttggtggcttagcggaagccgattgcttgctattgccagataaactttatgcgagatcgatatgcaaccaatgcgcagaggggttagcatagaactaaactatagacgacggcgttagatcaaagtgactgccgaagtggcggcagcagatcaaagtagttgccgaagtggcggcggcagagagcccctttagcgggagagcgcagcagctctgcagaaagtcaacgctttacaacatatgtaggcggctctctatgctcatacaataataatgttaaagttacggttattcttcagcggctggcccgaacacaTGCTATTAGCTTAAGGGATAGTTCAGGGGATAAGGTATGACAGAGGGAGCTATAGTTGTGAAATATAACACTAAAAGGTTCATTTGGGCATAATtatacctacatatgggtaagCGGATTGGCcgaaaagtacgggtaggtctagatggaacagCAAAGTCAATCTTACCCAAGatagtttgggagtcaacaataccgagaaggagcttgtgcacgaacattaccccattacgacggcaggtcaataagatttttGTCTACATCGGTAGGGTGTcaagattctacccgagtcccagttTAAGTTACGCAGGGCAAAAgataaaaattgcttttgcaccgATCCAATAACAACCTgctgttctttatactgcgggctccacacaaaggaacaatactccaatatcgGACGTACTAACAAGatatacagttgtttcgtCACGTAGGAGTCCGTCAAACTTATTAAACCAAAGCTTGATGatcgctaaaacacccttagctttatttactgTTGCGGCTATATGGCTGTTAGAACACATCTATCGAAACCAGCTCAACATCCTTGAAAATCATGACCTCAGCTCCGACTACCTGCCTCTCATTTCTACATTATCGACAACTCTGCAGACGATCCCAGCCATGACGAAGCTGCTGAAGCCTAACTCAAACGTTCCCATGTTCAAGGAAATTCTACGCAGCTCGCTAGACTTACACACATATTTAAGGACCGCTCATGAAGTAGATTTTGCGATCGACACTCCTATAGCCAAAGCCTATGAcgcttctgcagctgctgccacttgcGGCCCTCGAGGTATTCGAACGTCGCAGATTGGAAGTCATAGAGACGGCACTTAAAGTGATTTTGAAGGACTGCTTCTACACAAGAAACGACTCAGGCGCGAGTATACACGCACCAGCGACCCACAAGTTGACAGTGTTTTCAGGAGAAGGGCGCCACATGGGCGAGATCAGCAGGTCAACAACATGGCAACATCTCAACCGAAATTCGCTATACCTAGTTTTGATGGCACAACAAAATTTGGCGTTTTCATGATACATTAAAGAATAATTGGACGGAAGCTAACCGCGCGAACGCTTTGGTGCTTTCCTTGAATGGTCTGGCATGTGAGGTGCTACGAAGTGAGGTGAATGATGGTAAACGATTGACAATAAACCAGGCACATTGGACTTGAGACTTGGAAATCTCACTATCAGAGGCGTAATGTATGTAAGTGAATGTGTAATGACTTTGGACACAGGTGCTTCTCATTTAACATTTAGAAGTTTAGTTAAAATAAATGTGGAGTCTCTGAATGAGATAGGACTACAAACAGCTACAGGTGGAGACGCGTGGTTACAAAGAAGCTTAGAAGACGAACCTAGGACAGGATTTCATTGTGGCCGACATCATTAAAGGCGTAGATTTTTTGAGTTATAGTTTTACGCAGGACTTGAAGGATACATTTCTGACCATGGGAATGTGAAAACGGTATCATGGCTACGCATCGCACAAGGAAATAGAAAGATAAAGATCGACGCTGCAGCTCAGACCGAAACTACATCCAAATTCAGGCTGTTCGGCTGCCTCGACTTTACATGAAAAATGGTGTCCATGTTGAGAAAGCATACGAATCTTCTTTTACGCAGAAGAGTAGTGAAACGGGCGACGGCATCAAATCAGACGTGAAATCACTGCAACGAATAATTACAATTAAGGAGAAGCTTATAGAAGCACTTATCAACGACGTTAAGTCTTCGGAGATCCAGTTAGAGGTTGAGGCCCGAGAGAATCGGAATAGACTACCAGATACGTTAGATCACTATTCTCACCGGCAGTAAGAGGTTGCAACCCCTCTCGTCAACCCAACGGTCGACGCACTGTTTCCGTTTCTCAATTTAAAATACGAACTGTAGAAACGTTAAAGCTCATTCTGCAGCTCAGTGCGGTTAGGCTTTTAGAACGATTGAagttcggtttttatttaagttaAGTTAAAGTTGAGAAATAACACAAAATTTTTTCATGTCAAATCCCAAAACTATGTAATTCATCGCATTCACTCTGTATTCTGTGGGTATCGGgtaaaacaaatataaattaaatgcgAAAGCGCTCATAAATACAGCaataacacaaaaacacacttAAATCGACGTTTGCACTATTAAAAGTTATGCACTATCGATTAAGAAAAATTTGTAATTCGGTGTAATTCGGGAGTTCTTGAAAAGTTTATTTTGTTAAAATACCGGCTGTGTACTCTGCTTAGAGCCCTTGGGCACCAAAGATCCTTTGTAATTTTTACCAACTGCACCTATTGAACATAATTCTTCCCAACACAATCTATGttcttatatacatatatgaaagtATAAAACATGTAtcaaatgtatgtatatgtatgtgtattaaGGGCAGACAATACAAAAACTATCGTAATGTAGGCAATAACATCTCCcaataattaatttccatAAGAACCTAAACTATTATATCTTAAAAATGTTCTAACAggttattttgtttttgtttttagaaaTGCTTGTGGAGCCCTTCGAAATTTATCTTACGGTAGACAAAATGATGAAAACAAGCGTGGAATTAAAAATTCTGGCGGAATAGAAGCGTTGGTTCATTTACTTTGTCGTTCTCAAGAGACAGAAGTAAAAGAATTGGTAACTGGAGTTTTATGGAATATGTCTTCTTGTGAAGATATCAAGCGGTCAATTATTGATGAAGCACTAGCTGCAATAGTCTGCAACGTTATAAAACCTCATTCCGGATGGGATCCCGTTTGTTGTGGTGACACTTGTTTTTCTACAGTATTTCGAAATGCTTCGGGAGTGCTGCGAAACGTCAGTTCAGCTGGAGAACATGCAAGAGGATGTCTTCGCAATTGCGAGCATTTAGTGGAATGTCTTCTCTACGTAGTTCGAGCTGCAATAGAGAAAAACAATATTGGAAACAAAACTGTAGAAAATTGCGTGTGTATACTTCGTAATCTTTCGTATAGATGTCAGGAAGTGGAAGATCCCAACTATGATAAGCATCCCTTCATAACGCAAGATAGGGCTATCCCATCTTCGTCAAAaggtaaaataaaaaaaaaacatgaaatGTCCATTGTTAAAtctatatttttatttctagGAGAAAATTTAGGATGCTTTGGAAcaagtaaaaaaaagaaggaagtGTCTGCTACTGAAGCTCTTCAGGACTATAGCATATCCACAGAGTATTCTAAAAGTTCAGTAACTAATAGCCAGATGAATAAGGGCTACGAACAATTATGGCAACCGGAAGTAGTTCAATATTACTTATCATTATTGCAAAGTTGTTCTAATCCAGAAACACTTGAAGCATGTTATTGGCAACCCAGCATTGATATTCGTGCAACAGTGCGTAAAGAAAAAGGTCTACCTATTCTAGTAGAGCTCCTTCGGATGGAAGTGGATCGCGTAGTCTGTGCAGTTGCTACTGCCCTACGCAATCTAGCTATTGATCAGCGAAATAAAGAACTAATTGGAAAGTACGCTATGCGCGATTTAGTCCAAAAACTTCCATCTGGAAATGTACAGCATGACCAAAACACATCGGATGATACAATAACAGCTGTATTGGCTACAATTAATGAGGTCATAAAAAAGAATCCAGAATTTTCTCGTTCACTTTTAGATGCAGGTGGTATAGACCGGCTTATGAATATATCGAgacgaaaagaaaaatatactTCTTGTGTAATAAAGTTTGCTAGTCAAGTTTTGTATACGATGTGGCAACATCACGAACTGCGAGACGTCTACAAAAAAAACGGTTGGAAAGAGCAAGATTTCATTAGTAAAAATTTCACTGCGCACAGCACTCCACCAAGTTCACCAAACAATGCCAATAACACCCTTAACCGACCAATGGCATCTCAGGGACGTACGCGCTATGAAGACAGAACAATTCAGCGTGCACCTAGTTCTTCGTATAGGAATAATGACTCTAGTGGAGCTGTTATGTCGAATAATGAATCAGCCTTGCTTTCGGAAATGGTTAGAAAACAATTATAGAATGTATATTTGTTcgttaattatttaattagtATTAGATACACGTGAAGTATTTAAATCTTAAATTATTCTTAAAATATACAGCGTTTcttttacatttacatataagTTTTTACAGCATATGCCAATACATATTGTAAAGGATTATATTCATTAAACATCTGGTACGCTAATCTGATTACTTAATAAATACACTAAGATATATCCATGTATCCTGCAAGTATTTTTATTGCTACATATTTATATCCTTGAAGGGTACTGTCGGGTTTCCTAGCCCTATATTTAGTTATTCAGTATCATAGCCAAATTATTGTGGTGGAGCCTAACGACCTGCAAAGCTGCGTAGACTACACATGCTAAATCGGTGCCCATACTTGCAGAATTTTCCGTGTTCAGAATTTTTTCACATCACAATATATTAAGGAAAAAGAGATCAAATTGAAGATCGATCTCACTTATATGTCCTTAGACGTCACTTTTAAGTTTAGTGTAGTTAGAATTGTCAATCGATGCAGGCGGGGCGGTTGGGGGTGCGATCTACTTCAACTGGATTTCACTGTTGTATCGGATGTCTGCCTTTGTCATGGATTTCAATGCAGTTTTTCCTAGGgatttgtaatattttttctaATGGTACAATGTCGTCGCGTCTAAAAAACGTTTTTTAACAGTTACTACCACGGCTGAAACGCGAAGTGGGTCGAAATGAGGTATAGAGTCAAAGAATTTAATAATCGCTttcaataataattattattattatatagacgcttatagtatatgtatgtcgCTGAAAGAGAATGCAGAGCTTTCAAAAATCCAAACATCAAGAAAAAATTCATTTCAGTTTATGAGATACAGTGGCGGGCAGTGAAATGTGGACACTCATTTGAACTAACTTTAAACCGATAGCGCGTATTTAAAATCTTAAAAATCAATGGGAAAACATTTGTATTGTATAGATACATTCATTAGCTGTTGATAAAAATCTctttttcataaaaaaagcCAGAAgttataacaaaaaaatacaaatgttAAAAATTACAGAAGCCAATATGGCAGGCATATTGGCTTTGCAGTTAACGTCCAAGATTAATATCCTGAACCGCAGATGGATACAAACTCCATAGCTCAGCCTCTTATGGAACTGCCTCACCTCAACATGCCTCACCACGGCAGTAGCAGGTAGCAGGTATCCTGCAATCTCTCGACCAACTACCTACCCAGGAAAAAACTACACGCTCCATTGATACGAGTGTTACAGAGCCGACCACCCGAGCAGCAGGGcgagaggaggagcagctatGCTAATTCGGAAGGATATTTCCCATTACCTCCGTCACGCTGTGCAGTTGGGGCCGATTCAGCTTGCGGCGGTCATGGTCATAACACTGCGCGGAGAGATCCTCATTGCCGCAGTCTCGATCGATTTCCTGGTCAAGCACAGGTTTCGACAATCTTGTGGCACAACTGGGTAACAAATTTATCATTGGAGGAGACTTTAATGCGAAGCACAGTCTTTGGGACAGTCACAGAGGAGACCGCATGTTGATGGCGCTGCATGATGCCCTAACCGTTGGCTCTGCACAAATAGTGGCGACAGGAAGTCCCACCTACTACGCACCAATTCGGAGATCCATGCCCTCCTGCTTAGACTTCTTTGTTTATCGATCTATGGAAACCAGCTCAACATCCTTGAAAATCATGACCTCAGCTCCGACTACCTGCCTCTCATTTCTACATTATCGACAACTCTGCAGACGATCCCAGCCATGACGAAGCTGCTGAAGCCTAACTCAAACGTTCCCATGTTCAAGGAAATTCTACGCAGCTCGCTAGACTTACACACATAT is a window of Drosophila pseudoobscura strain MV-25-SWS-2005 chromosome 3, UCI_Dpse_MV25, whole genome shotgun sequence DNA encoding:
- the p120ctn gene encoding catenin delta-2 isoform X3; this encodes MSSCEDIKRSIIDEALAAIVCNVIKPHSGWDPVCCGDTCFSTVFRNASGVLRNVSSAGEHARGCLRNCEHLVECLLYVVRAAIEKNNIGNKTVENCVCILRNLSYRCQEVEDPNYDKHPFITQDRAIPSSSKGENLGCFGTSKKKKEVSATEALQDYSISTEYSKSSVTNSQMNKGYEQLWQPEVVQYYLSLLQSCSNPETLEAAAGAIQNLSACYWQPSIDIRATVRKEKGLPILVELLRMEVDRVVCAVATALRNLAIDQRNKELIGKYAMRDLVQKLPSGNVQHDQNTSDDTITAVLATINEVIKKNPEFSRSLLDAGGIDRLMNISRRKEKYTSCVIKFASQVLYTMWQHHELRDVYKKNGWKEQDFISKNFTAHSTPPSSPNNANNTLNRPMASQGRTRYEDRTIQRAPSSSYRNNDSSGAVMSNNESALLSEMVRKQL
- the LOC26532209 gene encoding catenin delta-2-like, translated to MYQINACGALRNLSYGRQNDENKRGIKNSGGIEALVHLLCRSQETEVKELVTGVLWNMSSCEDIKRSIIDEALAAIVCNVIKPHSGWDPVCCGDTCFSTVFRNASGVLRNVSSAGEHARGCLRNCEHLVECLLYVVRAAIEKNNIGNKTVENCVCILRNLSYRCQEVEDPNYDKHPFITQDRAIPSSSKGENLGCFGTSKKKKEVSATEALQDYSISTEYSKSSVTNSQMNKGYEQLWQPEVVQYYLSLLQSCSNPETLEACYWQPSIDIRATVRKEKGLPILVELLRMEVDRVVCAVATALRNLAIDQRNKELIGKYAMRDLVQKLPSGNVQHDQNTSDDTITAVLATINEVIKKNPEFSRSLLDAGGIDRLMNISRRKEKYTSCVIKFASQVLYTMWQHHELRDVYKKNGWKEQDFISKNFTAHSTPPSSPNNANNTLNRPMASQGRTRYEDRTIQRAPSSSYRNNDSSGAVMSNNESALLSEMVRKQL